Genomic window (Alnus glutinosa chromosome 9, dhAlnGlut1.1, whole genome shotgun sequence):
aggaaaatgaggagtcttgctcataaagcaagaatcccgaaattaagggatttatatcccattatattaggaaggaaataaaggaattttttattccattaggattaataatatttatgtaatatttatttaattattttttccgtAATTCaagctttgtaaccctataaatagggtattgaagaatgaaataaaatatcaagaagaaaattattatcactcagctcttgtagttgattaggagttttttagggtttctcgaataaccctaactttaggaggcctagggtacctcgaataccctactatcccacGCTCACCACTATCCAAATCATCATCGTTCATCCCCGTTACGGAGGTCCGtaacaacttggtatcagagccacgtTACGATTCCGGACCAATTAAGCCAACCATGTCTGTCATATTATCCGAAGAATTTTGGGCAGAAGTACACCAGCGCACAAAACATATAGAGGAGATGTTGGGTACCCTGCTCACCAGAAGCCAGGGCCATCGAGAGGTCAAAAGAATGGAGGAGTTTATGGCTGCCTGTGACATCAAGCTCCAGCCGTCCCATGCAGAAGACCCATCTTGCCCAAAAGTCATCTGTATAGAAGAGCAACCCACCAAAGAAACATCAACCCCATCACCAAGCAAAGACCCTGAACCCATCACCGCTCAAAAGAAAGACCAACCCCCACGATTTCCACAAACACCACCACCTATCAACCCATCGGCACAAACACTATCCCTACCCAAAATCCCAGCCAAAACCGAAAAGAACGACTCCTTTTGGCCAAAACCGAAAGTTCAGCCACCACCAACACCCCCAAAATTCCCACCATGTTCACCCATCGACCAACCACGCCATCAACCACCTCAAAGCCCAGCCACCCTTTTCCCGATTTCCTCAGCCCAGCAGTCCCCATACCTCAAGACCACCAGCCGTCAGCCACAAACCCAAAGgaccaaaccaaaaaaaccacCCCCACCGTTGAGACCCTACCTCTTTCACACTGATTGGTCTAGAAGAAGGAAACGGGCAAGGTTCAAAACAAGACATTTCCTGGCGAGAAGAAAGCCCCTTGCAGTGTCTAAGTTCGGCATGAACGGGTCGGGCCGTGGGAAGAAAGACCCGGGCTTGGGCAAAAGAGgaccgaagaagaagaggcaggtgCGAAGGGACAACGTCCGAGGCGTCAAGGTGCCGGCAATTCGGCGTTCAGCAAGGAAGAGGCTCGGGGAGCAGACCGGGCCGGGGCTCAGATCACCGTTCCCTGGCCAGCGACAAGACCCAGAAGCTGGAGCGATGGAGGGAGGTCCGACGGAGTGAGTTTCTCCTCCGGGCTATTTTCCCGGTCGCCGGCGACCACCCAAATGGCCCCCAGATGGCTATTACGCACAGGACGGCGATGTCGGCATGAACAACAGCAGCCCGGATCTTGCTGTACGAAACATGCATTTTCCTTTGAGCGAGGTGGACAGAGGAGGCCGTTCGAGCTTGCCTTGCAGAGAAAAAACGGAGATCGAATCCgagatttttggatttttggatGGAGGAAAATTGCAAGAAAATTTAGCCAGCAGAGAAGGGGTGAGAGATGTGGACAGAGGGCCAGTTCGGGCTTGGCTAGTGAAGGAAGACCGAAGATTGCGTCCGCGATTTCCGGATTTTTTGGCTGGGAGAGAAGGAAATCCGGATTGTGCGGATGAGGGCAAATTGAATGGGATTATGGTAGCATCCGAGATTTCTGGATTTTCTGTTGCAGGAGAAGTGAAATCAGAATCTGCTGCAGGGGGAAAATTGAAGAGCATTATGGCTTCCGGAATTTCTGCTGGAAGAGAACCCAACCCGAAATATGCGGctagaagaaaatggaaaggagttGCAGCTGAAAGAGAAGGAACGCACGTTTGTGGAGCAGCGGGCAGCGTGAAATCAGGGCCTCACAAGGAAATTTTTTGCCTAACCTACTCTCCCCATGGAAGATTGCAGATGAAAGAAATCAGGAACTCAAGGGTGCAAACAGGGGCTCGggtggcttaaaaaaaaatggaatattttgccacaatttcttttttccagtGCTACCCTCCACGTGTACCACGTCGGCAGTAATTGGAGTCATCTTTTTAGGACCTTGGGGACAAGGTCCATTTGAAGAGGGTAGGAGTGTTACGTACCTAGGGtaattaggattagggtttaaatTAGGTAAGTGTCGTATTAtcatttaagagaataataggTTTATTATTAGTATGGTATtagtataataaattaattaggaaaatgaggagtcttgctcataaagcaagaatcccgaaattaagggatttatatcccattatattaggaaggaaataaaggaattttttattccattaggattaataatatttatgtaatatttatttaattattttttccgtAATTCaagctttgtaaccctataaataaggtattgaagaatgaaataaaatatcaagaagaaaattattatcacttagctcttgtagttgattaggagttttttagggtttctcgaataaccctaactttaggaggcctagggtacctcgaataccctactatcccacGCTCACCACTATCCAAATCATCATCGTTCATCCCCGTTACGGAGGTCCGTAACAAATACTTATTTGTAAAGTTACTGATGCTGATGTAAATGAAACAAATCATCAATATGCAATAAGAAATGTAAAAATACCAATAATCAGACCAATGATGAGAATGAGAGCAAAACAGAACTCAGAACATTAGCTTACACTTTTCAAAAGCCCaactaaaagaattaaaaattctTAATATTCTTATATAGAAACTCAAAAATACTtacacaaatatatatcaaaGGCTTCACTAATATCAGACATGCATCACAACAACTTACAATCTACAGCATGCATACTATGAGCAGAACAAGCTAACCTGACAGTTACCATCTCCTTGAACTTTATGCTCAAACAAATCATATAACTGCAATCTACAAAGAAGGGAAGGGGGAAAATATTTCCAGCATCAAGTATTATAAATTAGTTTTGCATAGAAAATCTCATATACAAAACTAGACACAAGAAGCTTCTAGAAGttcagaaaaagaagaagaagaagaagaagaagaaagaaagaaagaaagaaagagagagatagcatgagaggagagaaaataagaaaaaaacatCGATATAACAAGGGCACAATACCTGTCCAGTAGCCTTTGATGATCTAACGTTGCTTCATCAACTGAGGGTATTTCCCCATTGATTCTTGGTACATGCTGCAACAAACATAAGACTTTAGAGTATAAACTATAAACATCCTGTTGAGTACCATGTCAATCTCAATTGTCTATCTacgcaaataaaataaaagataaataaaaaaaaaaaaaagttaagtcAATATCAAGTAGTCAATGACTATAGCACATATGCAACCATCCCAACCCCCTGCAGGAAAAAAAGGGGATAAAAAGAATAGGATAacgaaaaagaataaaaaggtCGGACAATATATACATTAAGAATCAAATCTTCAACACTTTCGAAAAGAGGGAAGTTGATACATGCAATTCATCCAAAAGtttacacttttctttttttttgtcccaCTTAGGTAAAGACAACTCACACAACCAAAAGGGATTAAATCTGTGACCTCGCTCTACAACCCTTATTTATGGGGAAAGGGGATGCCAGTTAATCTGAATCAATAAATATAACCTACGAGTCAACTGTCAACATTCTACAATATGATCATTGAACTTAAGAGATACACTACAGCTGTGTAATATTACCCGCAGTACTAATCAAAATCAACACGATAAAACACCCACAACTGGCCAAACCTTAGTAGCTACACTAAAATCTACATATAACACCAAAAAATTCTTTACATTACATGAGGCACTAAATACATAATTCAAAATATCATCAGAGTAGCATACGTTGAAAGCCTCATGAAGTCCTCAAATATTCATCAGGATAAAAGGGCAACATTGATACAATGCATAATAACCAGAACACTTTTGACGCTACACTTACAGGAACAGGAACCATCTGATTCAACCTTTTTCCCACTTCTCCATCAAGAGCATACTCATCTGTCAACTCTAATGAATATGAACACTCATCCCCACAGTAGGACTTTTTGTCAGGGCTAGAACATGAAGTAGAAGGTCCTGTATCATCAGCCTCTTCTTGGCCACACTCCTGCCCTAAAATTTATGAACAGTATAAACACAATACGCAACAGCGAGGCACACAACCTACCAAACTACAAAGGTACTTAGTTTAATATTATTGAACTTAGCAATACCAGAGCCATAGTTTCCCATAGATTGACCAAGCCAACCTTGTGAGAAAGCAGATGCTTGCAAATGCTCCAATTCTTCATCTGAAGATCCTGGTGCTTCTGCAACAGCAAGTTGTGATAGCTCTTCTTGAAGAGCTTGAGCGATAAGCTCATCATTTTCTACGTTGCTACATTCTGTATCATAATTATCTTCCTCAAAATACTGTCCATGATAATAATCCACATCATCTGGAATAGTGGTGTCATAATACCCACAACTAGAATATGGATCACTGTTAAACAGCTGAAGACCCCACCGAACAATGTCAGGATCTTGTTCATATGAAATCATTTGCACTACATACAAATTCTTAGCTCAGAATGTGTTTACTACAACCGAAAAGGTCTAATTCCCGGAAAAATCTTGGTAATTAGAGCTTAAGAAAGTAATTTTACTTATTCAAAGGCAATAGTTAATCCGTCATATGTTGCACCATAGACATCTTCCCTCTGAAACAAACGTCACAGAACACATTTTACCCTTAAGAAACCAAAAGAATTGCTTTCATAAACAGCAAAGGAACAAATAATTTACGAACAGATTCTAAGATCCATATgcaattctcttctttttggcATCTCAGGAAAGACAAGATGATCTTTTATCTGCAGGAAGATATCACACACGTTCAGAAATACTAATAAATTCAATCTTAAATCCAAAATGAAAGTAACTGTGAAACAAGAATCCCCATGAAGAAACTATATGAAAAAGGGACCATACAATCTGTTTGCTCAAAGCAAGAGGTTCTAGGAAACCTTTATGATTGTGAAAAAGATGACCACATCATATAGAGACCTGATCCTAAGCATTCCAAGATTTTATCAGGTGAAAAGCATTCAGCGAAATTACACAAGTTGATCGGTTATAATCCATATATGCAATTGGGCATGCATGTTTATGTACTTATTcacataaaccaaaaaaacaaaataaaaattcacaaGATTTGGATTCATTGCAGCTAATGGATAGTAATTTTAGCTGAACTTCTGGAAATAATAAACATCATTAAGATGAAAAACACAGCCATATTATCTATCTATACGCACATGTTCTACCATATCAAAAAACATTAAGACACTATTAACAAACGAAAAGCATTGGGAACTTCCTTTTTctgagcaaaaaaaaaagaggaagttAGAACAGAAATATCTTATATAGATCCGCGAGGTCCCAGAAAGCGAGTTGGATTGAATGAACCACTAAAAACAAATTACTGGTCCGGAAATTGAAATGGAGCTCTCGCATTTCTATCCGACATGcccttataaaaataaaaataaaaataaaagcataaacTACCTCCATTGCGAACGAAAATAGAAATGAAACAGAAACGAAcaattttcgaaaaaaaaaaaaagcttaaataATTTCGCGTTCTTATTTCTGGTGAATGAGAAACGAAATCAATGCCAAACAGTGTCAGCTGAAAGTAACTTCCAACTCATCCCGAATAACCAAGAATCCagaaaatcgaaaaaaaataaaaagataattccTTTTGCTTTTCCTTCCTATATTTTCTCGGGAAGCAAACAGAGCATTACATTTCAGCAAACAAATCTCCAGCTCCACATCGCaagtagaaaagaaataaagcgCATTCCAATCAAATCTTAATAAATGAAGAAAGCGATTCACCTTCAATCCGAATCGAATTGTTTCCGGAGCATGTTTCTGTCGCTGATCGAGACAGAACAACAAAACCTCCGAATTTCGatgaaataattatataaattgttttttttctttttaaataaagaattttgataaattttttacaaactcaCCTCTAAATACAATACCGAGACCTATCTTTTATAGGCggaaaacatatatttttttaatttatttactggttattaatttataaaataaatgtattaTTTGTACACACTTTATAACGTTCGGCccatttcatttatatatatatataaatcttacGCAAAATATGAATGTGTATATAAAATGTGTACAAATATTATatacattataaaaaaaatctgtcATTTTGGTTTATCTGTATTTGGGAAAGCGGATTCGAGACGCCACAGAATAATCAATAACGAGAACAATGCGAGCACTGAGTGAGTGAGTGAAACGGGCCAAAACCGGAAAGTGAACGAACGTCACGAGGTCTGGGTCAGTGTTTCAGAGGCCATAAGTTGGGGGGCGAATCTTGAAAGACCCTGACGTTGACTGAttcacaaaaacacaaaaacaaataaataactttaaattagtATGACTGGAACCTTTTTCTGTaagtttcagtttttattttttattttttatttttttattttttattttttatttttataaaaggttACTGCTTTCATTAAAACAAACCAAAGACCCAAAGATCCTATTACAATGTTAAGGAATACCAAGACTCCCTAAACAGAAAATCAGAATTAAGTTCTGATTTGGGAGCAAACTACCTAAAAAACACCCAAAGATTACAAGATCATACATTGGAAGCCACCCCAACCAAATAAGCACCACTACTAAAAAGATGGTTGATCTACGCTAAAAAGCGAAAAACTCTAATAAAATCCAAGCATCTAACAGGTAGCTTGTAAATCTAACTAAATAATACAGCAACCGACAAACAACCCCACAAACAAAGATGGCCGGACCACTGCAactaagaaaaccaaaaaccaataCAACCCAAACAGAGCCTCGGTGAAGTGAAGGAACGATCTTCCGAGAACCGCCGTCCGACGAGGGAAAGGAAGCCGGGAGAGTAGCGCGTGGCCATCACACGCCAGGAAGGTCTCTGGCGCGTGATTGCCACGCGCCGGTGAGGAGGGGGCGGTGAAGAACACGCCGAACATCGAGGGACTCGGAGGACGCCGGGGAACCCAAACGTGAGGTCGGTGTTGTGCAATCATGGAGAGAGAAGCGTAGATCTAGATTGGAAAATTTCGATCCAAACAAATCTTCCAAAAACATACAACACATGTCATCCTCCCCACGGAGCTCACCGGAAAACCCCAGCACCTGAAACCTCTGCTTGCATCAAAGAAcaacagaaaaacaaagaaccaacaaaccaaaaaaacctCCACCGGTTCAAAACAACCATGAAGAAACAAACCTCCAACAGCCCTAAAGCTTGGAGAAACGGACCACCACCCCTGAAAACAAGTcaaggaggaacaaaaaaaccACCCTAACCATAAAGGTTAAGGGGAGACACCAGCACTCGGAGGGGAAGGCATGAAGCCCACCCCCCGAGCGAAAACCAAGCAAACTCAAAGCTTTTCCTCCTTCAGTTTTTCCTCTGGAGAAAAATATCAGAGCTGGATAACGCAACAATCTGTAAGTTTCAGTGTTAGTTAGCAAATTAATGGTTGAATCGGGTGAACAATGGttacattatttttaatatttatatttatttagatGTAAAACTATtctgatttttatgaaaaatcaaTGTAAAAGATATTTCAAACATAAAAAGCAATGTAAAAGATATTTCAAAATGCAGTTCAGTGATCAATTTGTTCTaataagggtccgtttgggtttgcgatttcaaaaagtgcgatttcaaaatagcgattttaaaaaagtgatttttaaaaacgcagtcaagcgtttggcaaaatcacagtttggcctttaaaatcgcaagttagccttttaaaatactgcgttttcaaaaagcACCCAATTGCCtacgatttgaataagcacttttctgcgttttcagatcacaattttttaaaaatgcagtttccaaacgattcattttctgcaatttggtttaaaatcgtactttttctttacaaaatcgcaatcacaAAAGCACTCTAAGGAAACAAAACGTAGTTTGACTtttgaaagaaattattttaacaATCAATTTAGACAAATGAATCGAACCGATCACAAAATTTTTAAAGTCAAGTAGAATGTGTTTGACAACGTAttccttccttccttcttttttttatttcttctaaataaaaataactttcttttcataatattagttaacatttttcatttttctttcataaaaaatccaaatctcattttacttttatatcttattaatcattttttattattattaaaaacaataatgCTAGAagtactaaatcttttactaaaaaatggatactaagatgatgtgaaacttattcattagaaatgattaaaataattaataaaaaaaatgttacggGTACCAATAGATAAGCTTCACATCATCTTAGGAATATTTCTTACGTCTCGTTTGATTAACGGAATAAACCTTTGAAATGATATGActtcttttatttggtaggaGTTTATTACTTGGAATActagaataattattcccttacgaagagaaatacatattcctctaaaaaaaatgagagtaaTAACTATTCCTAAAGAAATAGACTACATTTTAGGTTGGCTAGCTGCCACCCACTagtttccaatatatatatatatatatatatataatttgagttttattttttaaaataatagtagtaataataataatgtggaggtttttttttagtaattttgattctaTTCCAACTAaagtatatgtgttgtcaccaaattaAGGAGTAGGAATACCTATTTCATTCCACTCTCTTTATTTCCAATAATAACTATTCACTTTCTtaataaaatacttattttgCAAACCAAAAAAGGCCatagtaaaaaaatttaaaacttctagcatttctcaaaaaaaaaaaaaaaaaaaaaacgttcaCAAAAAGGTATCGAATTATGTGCCGTTTTGAGAAAAGTGTATTGAACTATCAAACGTTTCAAATTGGTGTATCCAAGTTTTCAAAAGGGTACTCCGTTAAGGTTTACTGTTAAATCTtgacaaaattctcaaaatgcccctttatttcttttttaagaaaaaaagaagaaaaaaaaatttaggatttAGATGTTTGTCAGAATTTTACTGAATatgtaaaaatactcatgttttaatctttgaaaaattttataaatttttttaaaaaaataaacacaagggtattttagaaagtttagcatgatttaacaacaaatcctaacggaatacTCTTAAGTAAGACATTTAGAAACTTAAATATAttagtttgagacatttgatgatttagtactttttttaaaactgtGTATAATTAAATATCCTTTTgtgatgataaaaaaaaaaaaaaaaaaaaaaaaaaaaaaaaaaaaaaagacatcaaTTAAGGACGTAAGCTCCGGTTTGAGTGAAACCTCCGGTTTTGGCGCTCCCTCTAGTGAGGCTATAGGGGCCTATTATAACATAGATCAACGGTTTGGAAAGGAGGAGGTACAAAATGACAACAAAAAGTACTCCAATTATATACTTTCAAGAGTCATGTGCAACAACTGTACATTAGAACTTCCAAAACCGATGCAGGGAATCTGCATAATAATTGTACgaataaagaaatttaaagaaccaaacaaaaatgaaaattttgaggaTTGAAAAGATGtttatctttttctcttttttttttttccctttttttttttttttttttgtgtgtttgtgtttattttaaaaaaaaattaaaaattagtttttttttttaatttttttaaaatttttatttttattaaagatatttttgtcacTACAGAGACATTGACAATCAAATGACAGTTTGAGAAGGACAGAAATTagttacaaattggtttgtagccaattcttacaaacaacctCATAAAGTGACGTGCTCCTAAagcatgtaaaaatcacatcttttttttgtttacgttattaaaaaaaacacgtAAGAAGCacgtgttattaaaaaaaattgtgattttcacatgctttAAGACACATCACTTTATTAAACTGGTTTGCAAAAATTGgctacaaactaatttgtagctaatttcAGTCACTTTGAGGGAAGTATGGACTTTTCCCAACAATAAATGGACAAAAATTTAGCTACAAACAATTTATTAAGTTGACAAATGTCCTAAAATATATGAGAGGCGCATGCGACTTTTAATAAACTTTAACGATGTtaacttttcttcttctaaccTATTCTCTTTCTCAAAACACGTCGCAGACGCCAGCAAGTTcgtatttttccctttctttctttctttttttttttttttttttttgtttttccaagtTTTGACTAATTTGAAATCTAAAAATCAAGCAAACAAAACGAACCTGCTGGAATATCTAACATCTAcaacaacaaaatcattttaatgaaaatttttcCTGCTTCACTTTGGAATCATGTCTTCTATGGCAAATTCAAGGCTTACATTATTAAGTTTTGTTTACTATCTCCAAACCTTAAAGATCAATACCATATCACCAAGAATGATTTTTAGATTTCAAATTgtcaaaacttgaaaaaataaaaataaacaaaaaaaacaaacaaacaaacaaacaaaaaatcaaataaacaaaaataaacaggAAGTTAACACCATTAAAGTCCATTAAAAGTTACATATTTTAAGACATTTGTCAACTTATTAAACcgatttgtagctaatttttatcTCAATAAAATATACCCGTACCCTAATAAAATAGCGAAAATGCTACAGgtatttaaacttttacaaagggaagtttacaaactgatgtggaaGCCTACGtggttatattattttatatattttttgaaaaataaatactcaTAATTTAACGTGTGcgtgtgatcaattgtgtagtattccatattttaagatattaaataaaataccttaaaataagatttaagacctaataatataaatagaataaatatgaatatttattagataaatattcatcaatctttttattcatcaattttaagtataaatgtttataagattaaatatttactagAAATATAATAATGGGTCCAATTTACTAAagagatttaaataaaagaaaattcagatgaacagtgtgtcgatcga
Coding sequences:
- the LOC133878573 gene encoding OVARIAN TUMOR DOMAIN-containing deubiquitinating enzyme 12-like isoform X3 — encoded protein: MQMISYEQDPDIVRWGLQLFNSDPYSSCGYYDTTIPDDVDYYHGQYFEEDNYDTECSNVENDELIAQALQEELSQLAVAEAPGSSDEELEHLQASAFSQGQECGQEEADDTGPSTSCSSPDKKSYCGDECSYSLELTDEYALDGEVGKRLNQMVPVPHVPRINGEIPSVDEATLDHQRLLDRLQLYDLFEHKVQGDGNCQFRAISDQFYRTPEHHNFVREQVINQLKSYPEIYEGYVPMAYGDYLEKMSKSGEWGDHVTLQAAADLYGVKIFVITSFKDTCYIEILPHLERSKRVIYLSFWAEVHYNSIYPEGDVPPSVIKKKKRRGMFTNKHLESLDQD
- the LOC133878573 gene encoding OVARIAN TUMOR DOMAIN-containing deubiquitinating enzyme 12-like isoform X1, with the protein product MQMISYEQDPDIVRWGLQLFNSDPYSSCGYYDTTIPDDVDYYHGQYFEEDNYDTECSNVENDELIAQALQEELSQLAVAEAPGSSDEELEHLQASAFSQGWLGQSMGNYGSGQECGQEEADDTGPSTSCSSPDKKSYCGDECSYSLELTDEYALDGEVGKRLNQMVPVPHVPRINGEIPSVDEATLDHQRLLDRLQLYDLFEHKVQGDGNCQFRAISDQFYRTPEHHNFVREQVINQLKSYPEIYEGYVPMAYGDYLEKMSKSGEWGDHVTLQAAADLYGVKIFVITSFKDTCYIEILPHLERSKRVIYLSFWAEVHYNSIYPEGDVPPSVIKKKKRRGMFTNKHLESLDQD
- the LOC133878573 gene encoding OVARIAN TUMOR DOMAIN-containing deubiquitinating enzyme 12-like isoform X4; translated protein: MQMISYEQDPDIVRWGLQLFNSDPYSSCGYYDTTIPDDVDYYHGQYFEEDNYDTECSNVENDELIAQALQEELSQLAVAEAPGSSDEELEHLQASAFSQGWLGQSMGNYGSGQECGQEEADDTGPSTSCSSPDKKSYCGDECSYSLELTDEYALDGEVGKRLNQMVPVPHVPRINGEIPSVDEATLDHQRLLDRLQLYDLFEHKVQGDGNCQFRAISDQFYRTPEHHNFVREQVINQLKSYPEIYEGYVPMAYGDYLEKMSKSGEWGDHVTLQAAADLDAASKAHMRKFPLVGDRSLLSDLIL
- the LOC133878573 gene encoding OVARIAN TUMOR DOMAIN-containing deubiquitinating enzyme 12-like isoform X2, with the translated sequence MISYEQDPDIVRWGLQLFNSDPYSSCGYYDTTIPDDVDYYHGQYFEEDNYDTECSNVENDELIAQALQEELSQLAVAEAPGSSDEELEHLQASAFSQGWLGQSMGNYGSGQECGQEEADDTGPSTSCSSPDKKSYCGDECSYSLELTDEYALDGEVGKRLNQMVPVPHVPRINGEIPSVDEATLDHQRLLDRLQLYDLFEHKVQGDGNCQFRAISDQFYRTPEHHNFVREQVINQLKSYPEIYEGYVPMAYGDYLEKMSKSGEWGDHVTLQAAADLYGVKIFVITSFKDTCYIEILPHLERSKRVIYLSFWAEVHYNSIYPEGDVPPSVIKKKKRRGMFTNKHLESLDQD